One stretch of Thermanaerosceptrum fracticalcis DNA includes these proteins:
- a CDS encoding heavy metal translocating P-type ATPase: MTGKRELILEGLGSRSPQRVYLLMGLDCAHCAGKIEGAVKNLPGVSSVSLDFIARKLRVETESAKQLDELEAEIKRIVNKMEPRVIVAEERDKKDIPAEEHREEKKELIRLFLGTFIYFAAILGDFSLNVELVLFGASYVLIGGEIVLKALRNMARGQVFNENFLMTLATVGAFAIKEHPEAVAVMLFYQIGEFFQDMAVNRSRRSIRALLDIRPDFANLQKGDETLRVSPEEVNIGDIILVKPGEKIPLDGKIIRGQAMLNTALLTGESIPRNVKEGDEVLSGAINTNGILLVEVTKEFGESTVAKILDLVQNASSKKAPTENFITKFARYYTPVVVLTAAAVAVIPPLILRDASFADWFYRALIFLVISCPCALVVSIPLGFFGGIGAASKNGILVKGGNYLEALNHVDTVVFDKTGTLTKGVFRVASLVPKNGLSQEQLLQYAAFALVYSTHPIAKSILEYFGEEIDRQKIDSYEEIAGQGVRAVVGKKVILAGNSKLLESNGILYRQEKIPGTVVHIAVDSKYAGYILISDRLKEDSARALRELRNIGVKRLVMLTGDTEAAAQQVAGELKIDEFYAGLLPHEKVEKMEFIMESKGPGNIIFVGDGINDTPVLARADVGVAMGGLGADAAIEAADVVIMTDEPSKLVTAMKIAKRTRQIVWQNIIFSLGVKIIVLLLGAGGVATMWEAVFADVGVAVIAVLNAMRVMRT, encoded by the coding sequence ATGACTGGTAAGAGAGAGCTTATCTTAGAGGGTTTGGGCTCCCGTTCTCCTCAAAGAGTATACCTGCTCATGGGACTTGATTGTGCCCATTGTGCCGGCAAAATTGAAGGAGCCGTAAAAAACCTCCCGGGTGTAAGCAGTGTGTCACTGGACTTTATTGCACGGAAACTGCGCGTTGAAACGGAGTCCGCCAAACAGTTGGATGAACTGGAAGCGGAAATTAAACGAATAGTGAATAAAATGGAACCCCGCGTTATTGTTGCCGAGGAAAGAGACAAAAAAGACATCCCTGCTGAAGAACACCGTGAAGAGAAAAAAGAACTTATCCGGCTCTTCCTCGGCACTTTTATTTATTTTGCTGCTATTCTTGGTGATTTTAGTTTAAACGTGGAATTAGTTCTCTTTGGGGCGAGCTATGTCTTAATCGGTGGGGAAATTGTCCTCAAAGCCCTCCGTAATATGGCGCGCGGGCAGGTTTTTAATGAAAATTTTCTCATGACCTTAGCCACGGTGGGTGCTTTCGCCATCAAAGAGCATCCCGAGGCCGTAGCTGTGATGCTGTTTTATCAGATTGGGGAGTTTTTCCAGGATATGGCGGTCAACCGTTCCCGTCGTTCTATCCGGGCCTTGCTGGACATCAGGCCCGATTTTGCCAATTTACAAAAAGGAGACGAAACCTTACGGGTTTCTCCAGAGGAAGTAAACATTGGTGATATCATTCTCGTAAAGCCGGGGGAAAAGATTCCCCTGGACGGCAAAATTATTCGAGGCCAGGCCATGCTCAATACTGCTCTCCTTACTGGAGAATCAATCCCCCGTAATGTTAAGGAGGGGGATGAGGTCCTTAGTGGCGCCATTAATACCAACGGTATTCTCCTGGTGGAAGTCACCAAAGAATTTGGTGAATCCACAGTTGCCAAGATACTGGACCTGGTCCAGAATGCCAGCAGCAAAAAAGCGCCTACCGAAAACTTTATTACAAAATTTGCCCGTTATTATACGCCGGTCGTTGTTTTGACAGCCGCGGCGGTGGCAGTAATTCCTCCTCTGATTCTAAGGGATGCCTCCTTTGCCGACTGGTTTTACCGGGCCTTGATTTTTCTCGTTATCTCCTGTCCCTGTGCTTTAGTGGTTTCCATTCCTTTAGGTTTTTTCGGAGGAATAGGGGCTGCCTCTAAAAACGGTATCCTTGTTAAAGGCGGCAATTATTTAGAAGCCCTGAATCATGTGGATACTGTTGTCTTTGACAAGACGGGGACGTTAACAAAGGGTGTTTTCAGGGTTGCCTCACTTGTTCCGAAGAACGGTTTGAGCCAGGAACAGCTTTTACAATATGCAGCTTTCGCTTTAGTTTATTCCACTCATCCTATTGCCAAATCCATTCTGGAATATTTTGGGGAAGAAATAGACAGGCAAAAGATCGATTCCTACGAAGAGATAGCGGGACAAGGAGTAAGAGCAGTGGTCGGAAAGAAAGTTATTTTAGCCGGAAACAGTAAGCTTTTGGAAAGTAACGGTATCTTGTATAGACAAGAGAAGATCCCGGGGACTGTAGTCCATATTGCAGTGGATAGTAAATATGCGGGGTACATTCTCATCTCTGACCGGCTTAAAGAGGATAGTGCCAGAGCCTTGCGGGAATTAAGAAATATAGGTGTCAAGAGACTGGTAATGTTAACGGGGGACACTGAGGCTGCGGCCCAGCAGGTGGCCGGGGAACTGAAAATAGATGAATTTTATGCCGGATTACTACCCCATGAAAAGGTTGAAAAGATGGAATTTATAATGGAGAGTAAAGGCCCTGGTAATATTATTTTTGTTGGTGACGGCATTAACGATACCCCCGTTTTGGCCCGAGCCGATGTGGGAGTGGCTATGGGGGGGCTGGGTGCTGATGCAGCCATCGAAGCCGCTGATGTGGTAATTATGACGGATGAGCCCTCCAAGTTAGTAACTGCCATGAAAATTGCCAAAAGAACGCGACAAATTGTCTGGCAGAATATCATCTTTTCCCTGGGGGTAAAGATTATTGTCCTCTTGTTAGGTGCGGGCGGAGTGGCCACCATGTGGGAAGCTGTTTTTGCTGATGTAGGCGTAGCCGTTATTGCTGTTTTAAATGCCATGCGTGTGATGAGAACCTAA
- the asnS gene encoding asparagine--tRNA ligase produces MQAVTIKDIFRNTEAYLNKNISISGWVRTVRVSKSFGFIEVNDGSFFKNLQVVFEENLPNFKEVASLTLSSAITVEGILLASPGAKQAFELKAANIAIAGLSQADYPLQKKRHTFEYLRTIAHLRPRTNTFSAVFRVRSVLSYAIHKFFQERGFVYVHTPIITGSDAEGAGEMFRVTTLDFNNLPRDEKGDIDFSKDFFGKETNLTVSGQLEVETYCMAFKKVYTFGPTFRAENSNTPRHAAEFWMIEPEIAFADLNDNMNLAEDMLKYVISYVLENAPEEMEFFNAFIDNTLFAKLDNVINSQFEHITYTKAIEILEQAKEKFEYPVGWGLDLKTEHERYITEKYFKKPVFIINYPKEIKAFYMRMNDDNKTVAAMDLLVPGVGEIIGGSQREERLEILEQRMRELGLKEEDYWWYLDIRKYGGTKHAGFGLGLERLLMYITGMSNIRDVVAFPRTVKSADF; encoded by the coding sequence ATGCAGGCAGTAACGATTAAGGATATTTTCAGGAATACTGAAGCTTATCTAAATAAAAATATCAGCATTTCCGGTTGGGTAAGAACTGTAAGAGTTTCTAAATCCTTTGGTTTTATTGAGGTTAACGACGGCAGTTTCTTTAAAAACCTGCAAGTCGTATTTGAGGAAAACCTGCCCAATTTTAAAGAAGTAGCCTCCCTTACACTGAGTTCCGCCATCACCGTAGAGGGCATACTTTTGGCCTCGCCGGGGGCAAAACAGGCTTTTGAGCTGAAAGCTGCCAATATTGCCATAGCAGGTTTATCCCAGGCCGATTATCCTTTGCAGAAAAAAAGACATACTTTTGAATACCTGAGGACTATTGCCCATTTGCGGCCCCGTACCAACACATTTTCCGCCGTATTCCGGGTAAGATCCGTGCTCAGCTATGCCATACATAAATTTTTCCAGGAGCGAGGATTTGTTTATGTTCATACACCCATCATTACCGGGAGTGATGCCGAGGGGGCCGGCGAAATGTTTAGGGTAACCACTCTGGATTTTAACAACCTCCCTAGAGACGAAAAGGGTGATATAGACTTTTCCAAGGATTTCTTTGGTAAGGAAACAAATCTTACTGTCAGCGGCCAATTGGAAGTGGAAACCTACTGTATGGCTTTCAAGAAGGTCTACACCTTCGGGCCTACCTTCCGGGCGGAAAACTCCAACACACCCCGGCATGCCGCTGAATTTTGGATGATTGAACCGGAGATTGCCTTTGCTGACCTTAATGACAATATGAACCTGGCCGAAGATATGCTCAAATATGTCATCAGCTATGTCCTGGAAAATGCTCCGGAAGAAATGGAATTCTTTAATGCATTTATTGATAACACCCTCTTTGCCAAACTCGATAATGTAATAAACTCGCAATTTGAACATATTACCTACACCAAGGCCATAGAAATACTGGAACAGGCCAAGGAAAAATTTGAATATCCGGTGGGGTGGGGGCTGGACCTGAAAACCGAGCATGAACGCTATATCACCGAAAAATATTTCAAAAAGCCGGTTTTCATTATTAACTATCCCAAAGAAATCAAGGCTTTTTATATGCGTATGAATGATGATAATAAAACCGTGGCGGCCATGGACCTGCTGGTTCCCGGGGTTGGCGAAATAATTGGCGGCAGCCAGCGAGAGGAAAGATTGGAAATTCTAGAACAGAGAATGCGGGAACTTGGCTTAAAAGAAGAGGATTACTGGTGGTACCTGGACATTAGAAAATACGGGGGAACCAAGCATGCCGGCTTTGGTTTAGGCCTGGAGCGCCTGCTTATGTATATAACGGGAATGTCTAATATCAGGGACGTTGTTGCTTTCCCCAGGACTGTCAAGTCTGCCGATTTTTAA
- a CDS encoding carboxymuconolactone decarboxylase family protein has protein sequence MTAGESFPSLTRWLIKVALSTEGQYEYALRTHILKALKSGCTREEIEHAILLVAPTAGFPKTMKGLIILRQVQEEIQKKH, from the coding sequence ATGACGGCTGGGGAATCATTTCCCAGCCTGACCCGCTGGCTCATTAAAGTTGCTTTGTCCACGGAAGGCCAATATGAATATGCCTTAAGAACCCATATCCTAAAGGCCTTAAAAAGCGGCTGCACCCGGGAAGAAATTGAACACGCCATCCTTTTGGTAGCACCTACTGCGGGTTTTCCCAAAACCATGAAAGGCCTCATAATCTTACGGCAGGTGCAGGAGGAAATACAGAAAAAGCATTAA
- a CDS encoding PAS domain-containing protein encodes MLCSKKHKIYPLQLTKRIYIWIILLITLAVIALTVLNERNTLNALNIIMVGFIVLVMLIFLTWHLLKRVEEELDTFTKAVLQDDVQFRTHTLPELRPLLYNVRKYTRELEDINQRLNSEIARRQLTEEELDHFFNLSLDILCIIGFDGYIKRVNPAFQRLLGYDRDGLTGRRLRDFVYPEDGDSTFRQIEKLGSGSHITHFENRLVCKDGALKWISWNAVPVTGRGIFYAVGRDISEQKRTEQVLAEQTRFLELVFKHTHTGLAIMDRNFNFIRVNEVYASYDKRDSSQFPGHNHFEFYPDDEVRAIFEKVVLSKEPFQVKARPFIYPHHPERGVTYWDWFLVPVLDAAGEVELLIFSLNNVTDQKRAEESLRRSEDQLRLITDALPVMIAYVDAGETYRYNNKMYEEWFGQDRSEMYGKHIKEVLGETYETIREHVAKALAGEQVTFEYILHRKGEPCYVRTTYIPHRGEEGKVQGFFAKVTDITEQKQLEKDLVRYEKMNLVGQMAAGVAHEIRNPMTTVYGFLQLFCLKQEFSSYRHYFKLMLEELNRANNIIGEFLSLAKSKPIYLKKENLNVIIESLLPLLQASAMHADKYIEVELGEIPEVCLNDNEIRQLILNLVRNGLEAMEPGGRLTVTTFREGEEIVLAVKDEGKGIDSEILEHIGMPFFTTKKKGTGLGLAVCYSIAQRHKAVIKIDTGPAGTIFFVRFKSDIADHEKSMGIA; translated from the coding sequence ATGCTTTGCAGCAAAAAGCACAAAATTTATCCGTTACAATTGACCAAACGGATATATATCTGGATTATCCTGCTCATAACCCTTGCTGTAATCGCCTTAACCGTGCTGAATGAGAGAAACACGCTGAACGCACTTAACATTATCATGGTGGGTTTTATTGTGCTCGTTATGCTGATCTTTCTTACCTGGCACTTACTAAAGAGGGTGGAAGAAGAGCTGGACACCTTTACCAAGGCAGTCCTCCAGGATGATGTCCAGTTCCGGACACATACCTTGCCCGAGCTGAGACCCTTACTTTATAATGTTCGTAAATATACCCGGGAACTGGAAGATATTAACCAAAGGCTTAATTCCGAAATAGCCAGGCGCCAGCTCACAGAGGAAGAGCTTGACCACTTTTTTAACCTTTCCCTGGATATCCTTTGTATTATAGGGTTTGACGGCTATATAAAACGGGTGAATCCAGCCTTTCAAAGGCTCCTTGGTTATGATAGGGATGGCCTCACAGGTAGACGGCTGAGAGATTTTGTATATCCTGAAGATGGAGATTCAACCTTCAGGCAAATCGAGAAACTCGGGAGCGGCAGTCACATCACGCATTTTGAGAACCGCCTGGTGTGTAAGGATGGGGCCTTAAAGTGGATTTCCTGGAATGCTGTACCGGTTACCGGTCGAGGTATATTTTATGCCGTAGGCCGTGACATCAGTGAACAGAAAAGGACTGAGCAGGTCCTGGCGGAGCAGACCCGGTTTTTAGAGCTGGTCTTTAAGCATACCCATACAGGCTTAGCTATTATGGACAGGAATTTTAATTTTATCAGGGTGAATGAAGTCTATGCCAGCTATGATAAACGTGATTCCTCTCAATTTCCCGGGCATAACCATTTTGAATTTTATCCGGATGATGAAGTTAGAGCCATTTTTGAAAAAGTAGTTCTTTCCAAAGAACCTTTTCAAGTGAAAGCCCGGCCCTTTATCTATCCGCATCATCCTGAGCGGGGTGTTACCTACTGGGACTGGTTCCTGGTTCCTGTTCTTGACGCCGCAGGCGAAGTAGAGCTCTTAATTTTTTCTCTCAATAATGTGACAGACCAGAAACGGGCTGAAGAGTCCCTGCGCCGCAGTGAAGACCAGCTGCGTCTCATTACTGACGCTCTGCCCGTGATGATTGCCTATGTGGATGCCGGGGAAACTTACCGCTATAATAATAAAATGTACGAGGAATGGTTTGGACAGGACCGGTCCGAGATGTATGGAAAACATATTAAGGAAGTCCTGGGTGAAACCTATGAAACCATCAGGGAACATGTGGCGAAAGCTCTCGCCGGGGAGCAGGTAACCTTTGAATACATCCTGCACCGAAAGGGGGAACCGTGTTATGTCAGAACAACATATATTCCCCACAGGGGTGAAGAGGGCAAGGTACAGGGTTTTTTTGCAAAGGTTACCGACATTACGGAACAAAAACAGCTGGAAAAGGATCTAGTACGGTATGAGAAAATGAACCTGGTAGGACAAATGGCGGCGGGTGTGGCCCACGAAATTAGAAATCCCATGACTACTGTTTACGGTTTTCTCCAGCTCTTCTGTCTCAAGCAGGAGTTCTCCTCTTACCGGCACTATTTTAAACTTATGCTGGAAGAATTGAACCGGGCCAATAACATTATTGGGGAGTTCCTTTCTTTAGCCAAGAGTAAACCCATCTATTTAAAAAAGGAGAACCTCAATGTCATTATTGAATCGCTCCTTCCTTTGCTCCAGGCCAGTGCCATGCATGCAGATAAATATATTGAGGTAGAACTGGGGGAAATTCCTGAGGTCTGCCTGAATGACAATGAAATACGCCAGTTAATTTTAAACCTGGTACGCAATGGCTTGGAAGCCATGGAACCAGGGGGAAGGCTCACAGTCACGACCTTTAGGGAAGGAGAGGAAATAGTACTTGCGGTAAAAGATGAAGGTAAAGGTATTGACTCTGAAATTCTGGAGCATATTGGTATGCCCTTTTTTACCACTAAGAAGAAGGGTACGGGGCTGGGTCTGGCCGTATGTTACAGCATTGCTCAACGCCACAAGGCAGTGATTAAGATAGACACGGGACCTGCGGGGACAATCTTTTTCGTGCGGTTTAAATCAGACATAGCAGATCACGAAAAAAGTATGGGGATTGCCTGA
- a CDS encoding ArsR/SmtB family transcription factor has protein sequence MIIYGGYFVELREDFCEVSCINSENVLRVKNNSLSSEEVLGLAETFKAMGDPTRIKLLHALSRQELCVCDLSEILEMSQSAVSHQLRVLRNLRLVKHRKEGKMVYYSLDDEHIINLFKEGLAHIRHR, from the coding sequence ATGATCATATATGGGGGTTATTTCGTGGAATTAAGGGAAGATTTTTGTGAAGTTTCATGTATTAACAGTGAAAATGTTTTAAGAGTAAAGAACAATAGTCTCTCCAGTGAGGAAGTTCTGGGGCTGGCAGAGACATTTAAAGCTATGGGCGATCCTACGCGGATTAAACTACTTCATGCCCTTTCCCGACAAGAACTATGTGTCTGTGATCTGTCGGAAATTTTGGAGATGTCCCAATCAGCTGTCTCTCATCAACTCAGGGTCTTAAGAAATCTTCGCCTGGTAAAACACAGAAAAGAAGGGAAAATGGTTTATTATTCACTGGATGATGAACACATCATTAATCTTTTTAAAGAGGGGCTTGCCCATATAAGACACAGGTAG
- a CDS encoding PadR family transcriptional regulator, translating to MFRDFFLGFIKIHILHHAEQEPVYGSYLIQELAHHGYEISPGTLYPTLHSLEKNGYLVKEDRVVDGKVRKYYSITDKGREALAEARLKIKELVSEVL from the coding sequence ATGTTCCGCGATTTCTTTTTAGGTTTTATTAAAATTCACATTCTGCACCATGCAGAACAAGAACCGGTTTACGGCTCCTATCTAATCCAGGAGTTAGCCCACCACGGCTACGAAATAAGTCCTGGTACACTGTATCCCACACTGCATTCCCTTGAAAAAAACGGCTACCTGGTGAAGGAAGACCGGGTCGTTGACGGTAAAGTACGGAAATATTACTCCATTACCGATAAAGGGAGAGAAGCCTTAGCCGAAGCACGTCTCAAAATAAAAGAGCTCGTGAGCGAGGTGTTATAA
- a CDS encoding chromate transporter, with the protein METTKILDYEKSPGRGSILEVLKVSFRLGLTSFGGPIAHLGYFREEYVLRRKWLDEKTYADLVALCQFLPGPASSQVGISIGIMRAGLLGGVASWLGFTLPSALALILFATFLEGYHFTNSGWLHGLTIVAVAVVAQAVWGMAKTLAPDRPRVTIAILTAMIMLLFPKALGQIMIISLAGLIGWLFFPKAPVPETPKISVPISHKTAIFSWVLFFGLLLGLPLLRQVNNSPNLAVFDSFFRVGSLVFGGGHVVLPLLQAEVVTPGWVTDTQFIAGYGAAQAVPGPLFTFAAYLGTVMNGLTGAMLTTIAIFLPSFLLIIGGLPFWDFIRRHSSFQAALNSINAAVVGILLAALYNPVWVKAIKTPADFSLALAAFGLLMFWKMPPWLVVIFCAAGGAFIQWI; encoded by the coding sequence GTGGAAACTACCAAAATATTAGATTATGAGAAAAGTCCAGGTAGAGGCTCTATTTTGGAAGTCCTTAAGGTGTCATTCCGCCTGGGCCTAACTTCTTTCGGCGGTCCCATTGCCCACCTGGGTTATTTTCGTGAAGAGTATGTATTAAGACGAAAATGGCTGGATGAGAAAACCTACGCCGATTTAGTTGCCCTTTGCCAGTTCCTCCCCGGCCCGGCCAGCAGCCAGGTGGGTATTTCCATTGGCATCATGCGGGCAGGCCTCTTAGGAGGTGTTGCTTCCTGGCTGGGCTTTACCTTGCCTTCGGCTCTGGCCCTTATTTTATTCGCTACCTTTCTGGAGGGATATCACTTTACCAATAGCGGCTGGCTTCATGGTCTCACCATCGTGGCTGTGGCCGTTGTGGCTCAGGCCGTTTGGGGCATGGCCAAAACTCTCGCCCCTGACCGCCCAAGGGTCACCATCGCTATTCTTACCGCCATGATCATGCTCCTCTTCCCTAAAGCCTTAGGTCAAATCATGATCATCTCCCTGGCCGGTCTGATCGGCTGGTTATTTTTTCCCAAGGCCCCTGTTCCGGAAACCCCTAAAATCAGCGTACCCATCAGCCACAAAACAGCCATTTTCTCCTGGGTCCTTTTTTTCGGACTTCTCCTGGGACTCCCCTTGCTCCGTCAGGTCAATAACAGCCCTAATCTCGCCGTCTTCGACAGCTTTTTCCGCGTAGGCTCCCTGGTCTTTGGCGGCGGCCACGTGGTCCTGCCCCTTCTCCAGGCGGAAGTGGTTACCCCCGGCTGGGTAACAGATACACAGTTCATCGCCGGTTATGGAGCGGCCCAGGCCGTGCCGGGTCCCCTCTTTACCTTTGCCGCCTATCTTGGCACCGTCATGAATGGCCTGACTGGGGCAATGCTTACCACCATTGCCATCTTCCTGCCCTCTTTTCTTTTAATTATCGGCGGGCTGCCTTTTTGGGATTTCATACGACGTCATTCCAGCTTCCAGGCTGCCCTTAACAGCATTAATGCCGCTGTAGTGGGGATTCTGCTGGCGGCCCTTTATAACCCCGTATGGGTAAAGGCCATTAAAACACCGGCTGATTTCAGCCTGGCCCTGGCGGCCTTTGGTCTTTTAATGTTCTGGAAAATGCCCCCCTGGCTGGTCGTTATTTTCTGTGCCGCCGGAGGCGCTTTCATACAATGGATATAA
- a CDS encoding ArnT family glycosyltransferase, protein MMFKLHKYNQSLIAILIFFFILTLRLPHLTSSPAEYHAWRQSDTDTIARNFLEQRFNIFYPQLNYDGPMPNYVQLEFQITTFLIAILYKMFGYHYVLARLVPLAFFLASAWFLYCLARKLYSVATAWYTVILYGTFPFNIYFSRAIMPESAALFFFIGSFYYFLRWIEEERVGFLYLSGIFTALAVSQKIPAIFVGIPMIVMALKKYKEKLLTQWQLWVFAFISLGTPFLYYSWLQAVAETDYVSGIAMHQVGMKFMTAIFTPEAQNFLAQALPRAFTPYALRLFLLGFFTLNISRDLPLVSWVLAMLLEVVTVVAVIKLDYYLLLLAPVLSLVGGKALAFLGKMKWGTVWVILILFFIFNHSWEKLEFYYQQDLELLEQAQIVQQYTKEDDLIVIGTFQPQLLNLASRKGWRANVTIPGDPEAEMEYYLRNGARFFVRLKEQIEGDEEGVYSKYIQTRFPAVLVKNNLVIYKLGD, encoded by the coding sequence ATGATGTTTAAGTTACATAAATATAATCAGAGCCTGATCGCGATACTTATCTTTTTCTTTATCTTAACTCTGAGGTTGCCCCATCTAACCAGTTCCCCCGCCGAATATCATGCCTGGCGTCAATCGGATACGGATACTATCGCGCGCAACTTCCTGGAACAGAGATTTAATATTTTCTATCCCCAGTTAAACTACGATGGCCCCATGCCCAATTATGTCCAGTTGGAATTTCAAATTACTACCTTTTTGATAGCCATTTTATATAAAATGTTTGGCTATCATTATGTTTTGGCCCGTCTGGTTCCTCTGGCTTTTTTTCTCGCTTCCGCCTGGTTTCTCTATTGCCTGGCCAGAAAGCTGTATTCAGTGGCCACAGCCTGGTACACAGTAATCCTATATGGGACATTTCCTTTTAACATTTACTTTTCCCGGGCAATTATGCCGGAGTCGGCGGCCTTATTTTTTTTTATAGGTTCCTTTTATTATTTTCTCCGGTGGATAGAGGAAGAAAGGGTGGGATTCCTTTATCTTTCCGGGATTTTTACAGCCCTGGCTGTCTCCCAGAAAATACCTGCTATTTTTGTAGGAATTCCCATGATTGTTATGGCTTTAAAAAAATATAAAGAAAAGTTACTCACCCAATGGCAGCTCTGGGTATTTGCCTTCATTTCTCTGGGCACACCCTTTCTTTATTATAGCTGGCTGCAGGCGGTAGCTGAAACCGACTATGTGAGCGGTATCGCTATGCACCAGGTGGGGATGAAGTTTATGACGGCCATATTTACCCCTGAGGCCCAGAATTTTCTGGCTCAGGCCCTGCCCCGTGCTTTTACCCCCTATGCCCTGCGCTTATTTTTACTGGGCTTTTTCACTTTAAATATTTCCAGAGATCTGCCTCTTGTCAGTTGGGTTTTGGCCATGCTTTTAGAGGTGGTTACTGTGGTGGCTGTAATTAAACTGGATTATTATCTACTGCTCCTGGCTCCTGTGTTGTCCCTGGTAGGTGGCAAGGCTTTGGCTTTCCTGGGCAAAATGAAATGGGGGACGGTCTGGGTGATATTGATTTTATTCTTTATTTTTAATCATAGCTGGGAGAAGTTGGAGTTTTACTACCAGCAGGATCTGGAACTGTTAGAACAGGCCCAAATAGTTCAACAATACACAAAGGAAGATGACCTGATTGTGATCGGAACATTTCAGCCCCAGCTTTTAAATCTCGCCAGTCGTAAGGGCTGGCGGGCCAATGTCACCATTCCGGGAGACCCTGAGGCAGAAATGGAATACTATTTGCGAAACGGGGCTAGATTCTTTGTCCGGTTAAAAGAGCAGATCGAAGGAGATGAGGAGGGGGTTTACAGTAAATACATACAGACTCGTTTTCCCGCGGTATTGGTAAAAAACAATTTAGTAATCTATAAGCTGGGTGATTGA